The Sabethes cyaneus chromosome 1, idSabCyanKW18_F2, whole genome shotgun sequence DNA segment cacaggtagagccccaagcatagccgtcacgcctatacccgcaggcggaggcgtttcggccctgcgcggactccacgaactgactctaagatctctctgccaaaggccggaatgtcatattttaaatataatgatgatgatgacgatgatgatgataatgatgatgatgacgatgatgatgataatgatgatgatgagaagaaaaataatagatcgaatttgtaaatgtgctttggactttttgtaccactcgagttgcaatacgcggtatagtgaagaagtggagaattcgtcagccccgcctgacactggtcttcaaccgcgcgcccgcttttagttttccaacacaaacagccacaaatgaaccaatagataagacaaatttcggagcaactcggatcaacttatcagggcaaatttaatctttcatctccttagcattcacaatgcattcccacgatacaaagtaaattgagcgcagcacaagctggacgttcgcggtagtcgacagaagcttcaaaatatagagactcgcccgccgagaccaaagtgctgtaaagctctgggcttaaacgtctctttaagactcgaccccttcccatagacagagcccgcgggcagccatcagagctcaggacagccacggggccagtgcaaaaatcctactctatctagcagcaccgcctagccgaaacttgaacacgcgacacgaattgacctaattttcccatctgctacctaagaagtgctattacccgtaatcattacagagtggtccctcggcatccaatcggatctggtatcccgcttacatccccttactaaccctaagcccccgaccaactgaatcaatccgacatttttcggagatatttgtgacagttgctataaatagggatgaatcccagaaaacttcatctattgtcagagatccccatactggccttattcttaaacggaataaaagcactttctgaacaacgcaacaatcacatttggtaaatttttaccccgagtcccacttgaaatcacaaaagtattttgatatatacccacattcagaagtaaacgtgaccgctgttcatttactgattagttaaaaagccctacaccacgacaaggttgttttatcgtagggatatATGAATTCATATGTTTTATTATTCCAAAAAGCAGCCCAACTTGTTGGTCACAACTACAACCGTAAATGTATATGTACACATCAACGTTATCAATGCAATTACACTTATACGAGCATAAGAAATACGAAATACATGCACTTAATCCTTAGGATTTTTCTTATCTTTCTTCTTTCGTTTTCGTTGCTTTTCATCGCCGTGCGATTCCTGCTTTTTGCCGATGCACACTCGACAGTACCAGTCCTCGTTAGAATCCGGCGGAACCTGAATGCCAACGCAAACCCAGTGGTACCAGGCGTCGCAACCATCGCAACCGATCATCGGCGTTCCGTCGTCGACGCGGCCACATGCAGGACAAATCCATACGACATTTCCATCGGCGTCTTTCACATTGACGGGCGCACTGAGCGGGGCAGGAATGGAGACGCCCAAACTAACGGacaggctgctgctgctgctgcctccaCCGCTGCTACCACTGCTATGCGATTTAGACGATTTCGGTTCCTTTGATGGTTTCTTCGAAGAATGCGGCGTCGAATCTCCACCAGCGGTGCCGATTCCCGCTGAAGCCGTGTGCTGTGTGGATTTGAATCCACTAACCGTAGAAGGGTTATGGGTCGGTGTAACCGAAAACAAATCGATTGAATCTGGCAATGGCTGAATACCTCGGGGTCGTGGTTTAACCGTAGCCACCTCAGCTGCGAAATCCAACTTTCCGGCTATCTTACTAGAATGGTCAAACGATTTGGACAGTTTAGTACCATCTTCCTCTTTGATCTTACTTTTACCGCCTGGTGTTTTAGATTTCGGAGGTCTCGTAACCAGAGCCGATATGCGTGCTAGCTCTGGAGAGGCTTCCCGTTTGATTTCGGATTTTTCCTCTTTCGCCAGACCGCCGAGCTCCACCGGCGGTACGTCCGGTGTGTTGGATCTCGGCGAAGGATTGGCACTGGATCCCAACTTTAGCATCAACTTCGGTACGGGGGTGTCCCCGCGGTCACGAGATTCCATGCTGCTTACCACGGTCGCCGTACCTATCGGAATGGAAGATCCAGCTCCTGACAGAGCACCGAACGCTGCTGCTGTCGCACGATAGTCGCCGGTTCCTTCCAACGCAGCAACCCGTTccttttcctttcgtttttccttcttgagcttttcctttttcttctcttttttctcctttcgACGAAGTTGCTCTTGCAGGCCGGACTCATCGGATGGGGCGCTGGTTGTATCGATCGGTGCAGGGTCCGGAACTGATGCTATATCCGGATATAATGAGTGGGATGATCTGAAACATTTCATATAGAGTTTAAAGTATCAAGTCACAGCGTTAAAATTCTACCAACTTACTTCGGTCTCTCGCGGTCGCGatctttgcttttgcttttatctTTCTTGTCTTTCTTCTTCTTGATCTTGCCCTCCTTTAGTTTCTTGTCCTTTTTGTGTTCCTTGTTCTTGCGCTTTTCCGATTTATCCTTCTTGGAGCCGATTCCGCTTCCCGTGCCGGCACCCATCGCTGCCATCGTTACGGTCGACTGACTGTTGGTGTCCGAATCGGAACCGATGACAATCGTTTCGCCGGGAGCAATCGGTGTAACGGTAGTCGGTGCCACTGCAGTAGTGGGCAGCGGTTGGTTCAGATGGTGTGTGGCAGTTGCTGGTAGTACTGCCGCTGAAGGGAGGGTTTGCATCGGTTCTGCTGGTATCATGGTAGTTGGCGGTGGGATGATAGATGGAGAGGGATCTAGCAATTTTTGTGCCAGTAAATGAGGAGCTGCTGTTGAAGTGGTCGTTGAAAAGGTGGATGGAAGGATGGATTTGGACATTGGTATTTTGGGAATAATCGATTGAGCCGGCATTGGACTGCAGATGTTGGTGGTTTTGGTGGAGAGGTTCAAGGAGTGCTCCTGGGGTGGCGGAGGTTGGTGTTGCATCGGAGAAGGACGGTCCTTAGCGGATTGAACGGTTTGCTTCCGACTTTGTACGGGTTTGGAAACAGGTGAAGATATTGGTTCGATTTGAAGTGACGGTGGTACGAGTGGTGCAACATTGCAAGTGCTTTTCTGCAAGTCCAACGGAGTGTGAGCGAGTTTTGTCTCCGGATCCAGGTTCTCGTAGCTATCGGCATTTTTCTGTGGCTTTGGCGGGCGCGGGTACCGAAGCAGATTGCCAATGTCGAAGCGCGGAGGCATTGCAGGCATTCCGAAGGGCCCGGTCGGAAAGAACGAGGGCTGGCCGgaaaatggattgaaaagaggGTTTTCCGGTATCAAACCAGGCCCGGACGGGAGTGGAAACATACCGAACATAGGATTGCGAACCTGTGAAGATAGCATTGCCGGTGGCATTGcttggttcagtagtttggtGTACGATGAAACTGCATCGTGAAGGGGTTTTTTGTCCATGCCACCAACCGGCACCGTAGattgttgatgttgttgttgctgttgctgctgttgttggaaTTGCTGCAGAAGATTAAGCTCGTTCAACAGTTGAGCATTTTTAGCCTTTTTGGGAGTTACAGCACGAGGCTGCTTTTGTCGCTgacgttttttcttttcttctttcacAGGACCTGGCATGCCAAAATTTGGAAAGTCACCAAAAATAGGTCCAGGACCAACGGACAGTTTACCGGAATCACTCATCCACGATGCACTAGAGCTCGAACTGGACTGCAGCTTGATGTCTGGCGTTTTCGGCATGTTGGACGGGGTTTTGGGAGGTGAAAAATCGCGAGAAAAGGACGACAGTAGCCCCATATTTGAATGTTCCGCAGTGTTCATGTTGATGTTGAATGGCATATCCGGCGAGGAGAGAGTATCCTGAAAGGGAAAGTTTCCGGCAACGTTGGACGTCTTCGGGACACGTTTCTTAGCCATCGGCGTTGTCGGGAATTGTGGCTGATGGGGAGGGCTTTTATCATCGTCGATTATAATGATTGGGCCTTGGTTTGTCGTAGAGGAAACGGCAGGAGAGGTGTCCTTTTTGGCCACTTTCTTGAATATGTTCAGTTTATGTTTTTCCGGAGAAGTATTTTGAAGGCCGGGTCCGCTACCGGTCGACGAAGGACCTGGCGATGGAGTAATCTCTAAACTGGGATGCAACTTCTGTAGAATGTCCAGCTGAGTCTGGGTTGAACTGTCCGGAAAAGATTGTTTCTGTGGAGCCATCTGTTGCAGCTGCTGTTGTGACGCAAAAAGCGAGGGT contains these protein-coding regions:
- the LOC128735196 gene encoding titin, translating into MAERYTHQLLKVVVAQVCQTIGWHSIQSTPLELMMDILDQYMRDITRLTHRYAELYNRTDPNLDDVALAYREMGINLGDLQEYLQFVDPITRPFEVPKYPLPKDSHLNFLKPGSKEVLSRPVHIPEHMPPMLVDSEEELEEANRRQMRQAQLLEEEEEAQKGTTAGVMDDVKPEMGDFVEKFEEVAAEEVAVMETSQNQEEPTFKRPPELGVEVASNEVVRKTRPLTEEGRPTREISSVIMTTSGFISPAREGKLPDSKVPEIPEEKPKLSPPPPPTPVALPIAKMDDKFPKKTKKKPPEKEKKKDKKVEKKKDLSERDALSRPATPMVNVAELPPPVGDTEDVKPVITAPEPIAKHLAPSVDVKPEIILPSPEPEKVSIPVAAVKPFEKVKKEKVPRKKRQPSQAKLKTAQPSSIVLNPAAMDIGGLFPVPHSQQGQPPPLLHQVSPPKLPKPKRAKLTKKQIQQQYLEQMQQFHAPLNAQSILEMFTPGKKPLPGMFQPSLFASQQQLQQMAPQKQSFPDSSTQTQLDILQKLHPSLEITPSPGPSSTGSGPGLQNTSPEKHKLNIFKKVAKKDTSPAVSSTTNQGPIIIIDDDKSPPHQPQFPTTPMAKKRVPKTSNVAGNFPFQDTLSSPDMPFNINMNTAEHSNMGLLSSFSRDFSPPKTPSNMPKTPDIKLQSSSSSSASWMSDSGKLSVGPGPIFGDFPNFGMPGPVKEEKKKRQRQKQPRAVTPKKAKNAQLLNELNLLQQFQQQQQQQQQHQQSTVPVGGMDKKPLHDAVSSYTKLLNQAMPPAMLSSQVRNPMFGMFPLPSGPGLIPENPLFNPFSGQPSFFPTGPFGMPAMPPRFDIGNLLRYPRPPKPQKNADSYENLDPETKLAHTPLDLQKSTCNVAPLVPPSLQIEPISSPVSKPVQSRKQTVQSAKDRPSPMQHQPPPPQEHSLNLSTKTTNICSPMPAQSIIPKIPMSKSILPSTFSTTTSTAAPHLLAQKLLDPSPSIIPPPTTMIPAEPMQTLPSAAVLPATATHHLNQPLPTTAVAPTTVTPIAPGETIVIGSDSDTNSQSTVTMAAMGAGTGSGIGSKKDKSEKRKNKEHKKDKKLKEGKIKKKKDKKDKSKSKDRDRERPKSSHSLYPDIASVPDPAPIDTTSAPSDESGLQEQLRRKEKKEKKKEKLKKEKRKEKERVAALEGTGDYRATAAAFGALSGAGSSIPIGTATVVSSMESRDRGDTPVPKLMLKLGSSANPSPRSNTPDVPPVELGGLAKEEKSEIKREASPELARISALVTRPPKSKTPGGKSKIKEEDGTKLSKSFDHSSKIAGKLDFAAEVATVKPRPRGIQPLPDSIDLFSVTPTHNPSTVSGFKSTQHTASAGIGTAGGDSTPHSSKKPSKEPKSSKSHSSGSSGGGSSSSSLSVSLGVSIPAPLSAPVNVKDADGNVVWICPACGRVDDGTPMIGCDGCDAWYHWVCVGIQVPPDSNEDWYCRVCIGKKQESHGDEKQRKRKKKDKKNPKD